The Falco rusticolus isolate bFalRus1 chromosome 5, bFalRus1.pri, whole genome shotgun sequence genome has a segment encoding these proteins:
- the YARS2 gene encoding tyrosine--tRNA ligase, mitochondrial, translating to MAAPTLRRRCARAAELWGGLRPGPLPLPLRRRAHERPRRARGAGGLLAAQCERGLFQEVFPAQSAEEQLLELLEPGRPPLTAYCGFDPTADSLHVGHLLPVVALLHFQRAGHDVIAVVGGATARLGDPTGRERAREPLSAERVRAHARGLRAGLGRLFENHRELFWAAGGGRLGRAALLDNTAWLGRQPLLDFLGGAGGRLRMGALLSRQSCQARLRSAEGMSLAEFLYPALQAYDFLHLHQHHGCRVQLGGADQMGNIMSGYELVTRMTGTDVFGITVPLITSTTGDKLGKTAGNAVWLNRDKTSPFELYQFFVRQQDNVVEKYLKLFTFLPLEEIDHIMEMHAKEPEKWGPQKRLAAEVTKLVHGREGLESAKRCTKALYYSSVEALEAMSDQELQELFRQAPSAELMLEPGMSVLDLCRKANAIQDGPSGYQKIKDGGVSINGIRVTDPETVLILGQHILKNGVSLLRIGKKNYYIIKWLQL from the exons ATGGCGGCGCCCACGCTGCGGCGGCGCTGCGCCCGGGCGGCGGAGCTGTGGGGCGGCCTCCGCCCGGGTCCGCTACCGCTACCGCTCCGGCGGCGAGCTCACGAGAGgccgcggcgggcccggggcgccGGGGGGCTGCTGGCGGCGCAGTGCGAGCGCGGTCTCTTCCAGGAGGTGTTCCCGGCGCAGAGCGCggaggagcagctgctggagctgctggagccgggccgcccgcccctcACCGCCTACTGTGGCTTCGACCCCACGGCCGACTCGCTGCACGTCGGGCACCTGCTGCCCGTCGTGGCGCTCCTCCACTTCCAGCGCGCCGGCCACGACGTCATCGCCGTGGTGGGCGGGGCCACGGCGCGCCTGGGGGACCCCACGGGCCGGGAGCGCGCGCGGGAGCCGCTGTCGGCGGAGCGGGTGCGGGCGCACGCGCGGGGGCTGCGCGCCGGCCTGGGGCGGCTGTTCGAGAACCACCGGGAGCTGTTctgggcggcgggcggcgggcggctggGGCGGGCCGCGCTGCTGGACAACACCGCCTGGCTGGGCCGGCAGCCGCTGCTCGACTTCCtgggcggggcgggcgggcggctccGCATGGGCGCGCTGCTGAGCCGGCAGAGCTGCCAGGCGCGGCTGCGCAGCGCCGAGGGCATGAGCCTGGCCGAGTTCCTGTACCCGGCGCTGCAGGCCTACGACTTCCTGCACCTGCACCAGCACCACGGCTGCCGCGTCCAGCTGGGGGGCGCCGACCAGATGGGCAACATCATGTCCGGCTACGAGCTCGTCACCAG gaTGACGGGAACAGATGTGTTTGGAATTACTGTACCTCTTATTACCAGTACTACTGGAGATAAATTGGGAAAGACTGCTGGCAATGCAGTTTGGCTAAACAGAGATAAGACTTCTCCATTTGAACTGTATCAGTTTTTTGTCAGACAACAGGATAACGTAGTTGAAAA ATACCTGAAACTCTTCACCTTCCTTCCTCTTGAGGAGATTGACCACATCATGGAAATGCATGCTAAAGAACCTGAAAAATGGGGCCCTCAGAAACGACTTGCTGCAGAAGTAACCAAGCTCGTTCATGGTAGAGAGGGGCTAGAATCTGCTAAGAG GTGCACTAAGGCCCTTTATTACAGCAGCGTGGAGGCACTGGAAGCCATGTCTGACCAAGAGTTACAGGAACTTTTTAGACAAGCTCCTTCAGCTGAATTGATGCTTGAACCTGGAATGAGTGTTCTTGACTTGTGTCGCAAAGCAAATGCCATTCAGGACGGACCTAGCGG gtacCAGAAAATTAAAGATGGTGGAGTTTCAATAAATGGGATTCGTGTGACTGATCCCGAGACAGTTCTTATTCTTGGACAGCATATTCTCAAGAATGGAGTATCATTACTTAggattggaaagaaaaattactacATTATAAAGTGGCTGCAGTTGTGA